In Gemmatimonadaceae bacterium, one DNA window encodes the following:
- the rho gene encoding transcription termination factor Rho, with protein AELKRKSVAELQDMADGLKIRDTSVVTKPELIFRIEQNLLDSDVALHGEGVLEILPEGYGFLRSQDYSYLAGPDDIYVSPSQIKRFALVTGDLVRGQVRPPKPWERYLALLKVETVNLRDPEAAKNRVPFDNLRPRYPDTRLRLESKDGDLSMRVVDIFAPIGKGQRGIIVSPPRAGKTILLQKIANSVSENHPEVTIIMLLIDERPEEVTEMIASTIRTEVISSTFDEGPSRHVQVADMVLEKAKRLVESGKDVVILLDSLTRFARAHNAVAPQSGKILSGGVDAAGLHKPKRFFGSARKIDGGGSLTIIATALTETGSRMDDVIFEEFKGTGNMELVLDRKIADRRVFPAVDILKSGTRKEELLLTQAEINRVFLLRNFLADMPEAEAVEFLLRQMKKSRNNAEFFQQMAQGGV; from the coding sequence GCAGAACTGAAGCGGAAGTCGGTCGCCGAATTGCAGGACATGGCGGACGGTCTGAAAATCAGGGACACTTCAGTAGTCACGAAGCCGGAGCTGATCTTTCGGATCGAACAGAATCTGCTCGACTCCGATGTCGCGCTGCACGGCGAAGGCGTGCTGGAGATTCTGCCTGAGGGCTACGGATTCCTGCGAAGTCAGGACTACAGCTATCTCGCCGGGCCGGACGACATCTATGTTTCGCCGTCGCAGATAAAAAGGTTTGCACTGGTCACCGGCGACCTGGTGCGCGGACAGGTGCGGCCCCCGAAGCCCTGGGAACGCTATCTCGCACTTCTAAAAGTCGAAACCGTCAACCTCCGCGATCCTGAGGCGGCCAAGAACCGCGTCCCCTTCGACAACCTGCGTCCCCGGTATCCCGATACGCGACTGCGGCTCGAGTCGAAAGATGGCGACCTCTCGATGCGTGTCGTCGACATTTTCGCACCGATCGGCAAAGGTCAGCGCGGTATCATCGTGTCACCGCCGCGGGCCGGGAAAACAATACTGCTCCAGAAGATCGCCAATTCCGTTTCCGAGAATCACCCGGAAGTCACGATCATCATGCTGCTCATCGACGAGCGGCCCGAGGAAGTGACCGAGATGATCGCCAGTACCATCCGCACCGAAGTGATCAGCTCCACGTTCGACGAAGGGCCGTCGCGTCACGTCCAGGTGGCGGACATGGTACTGGAAAAGGCAAAGCGCCTCGTGGAGAGTGGGAAAGACGTCGTGATTCTGCTGGACTCGCTCACGCGCTTCGCCCGCGCTCACAATGCCGTTGCGCCACAGTCCGGAAAAATTCTTTCCGGAGGCGTGGATGCGGCGGGACTGCACAAGCCAAAGAGATTCTTTGGCAGCGCGCGCAAGATCGACGGTGGCGGGTCGCTCACGATAATTGCAACGGCACTTACCGAGACGGGGTCACGCATGGATGACGTGATCTTCGAGGAGTTCAAGGGAACAGGTAACATGGAGCTCGTGCTCGACCGCAAGATTGCCGACCGCCGCGTATTTCCGGCCGTCGACATACTCAAGTCAGGCACGCGGAAAGAGGAGTTGCTCCTGACGCAGGCCGAAATCAACCGGGTGTTCCTGCTAAGAAACTTTCTGGCCGACATGCCGGAGGCGGAAGCAGTCGAATTTTTGCTGCGGCAGATGAAGAAGTCGAGAAACAACGCTGA